A DNA window from Zingiber officinale cultivar Zhangliang chromosome 3A, Zo_v1.1, whole genome shotgun sequence contains the following coding sequences:
- the LOC122052343 gene encoding probable L-ascorbate peroxidase 4, peroxisomal isoform X1 → MPTPRIQFLPSRAAALLPLFSSSSSFPPLYKSLPVTAGKIKTFSSPQEDTMVDAEYLQEIEKARRDLRALISNKNCAPIILRLAWHDAGTYDAKTKSGGPNGSIRLEEEYSHRANAGLKIAIDLLEPVKEKHPNVSYADLYQLAGVVAVEVTGGPTIQFKPGRKDSSVCPEEGRLPDANQGVSHLREVFYRMGLTDKDIVALSGGHTLGRGHQERSGHEGPWTKDPLKFDNSYYVELLEGETEGLLKLHTDLALLEDPVFRGYVEFYAEDEDAFFKDYAESHKKLSELGFTTRGRTSCIILQGAVGIALAALFLIPVHIYDLNAKMKDFFC, encoded by the exons ATGCCTACTCCACGGATCCAGTTCCTTCCTTCCCGCGCAGCCGCGCTCCTTCCtttattctcttcttcttcttcttttcctcctttgTATAAATCTCTTCCCGTAACAGCAGGCAAAATCAAAACTTTCAGCTCTCCTCAGGAAGACACAATGGTGGACGCAGAGTACCTCCAGGAGATCGAGAAGGCGCGAAGGGACCTCCGTGCTCTCATCTCAAACAAGAACTGCGCTCCCATCATTCTCCGTCTCGC ATGGCATGATGCTGGCACATACGATGCCAAAACAAAATCAGGCGGCCCTAATGGCTCGATAAGGTTGGAGGAGGAGTATTCTCATCGAGCAAATGCTGGACTCAAGATAGCAATTGATCTTTTAG AACCAGTAAAGGAGAAACATCCAAACGTTTCATATGCAGACCTCTACCAG CTTGCAGGAGTAGTTGCGGTGGAGGTAACCGGCGGACCAACTATTCAGTTTAAGCCAGGGAGAAAA GATTCATCTGTTTGTCCTGAGGAAGGACGTCTTCCAGATGCCAATCAAG GTGTTTCGCATTTGCGGGAAGTCTTTTACCGAATGGGTTTGACAGACAAGGATATTGTCGCACTGTCTGGTGGCCACACCCTG GGAAGAGGGCATCAAGAGAGATCAGGACATGAAGGCCCATGGACAAAGGATCCTCTCAAGTTTGATAACTCCTACTATGT AGAATTGCTGGAAGGGGAAACAGAGGGACTCTTGAAACTTCATACTGATCTTGCTCTGTTAGAAGATCCTGTTTTCAGAGGCTATGTTGAGTTTTATGCAGAG GACGAGGATGCTTTCTTCAAAGATTATGCAGAATCACATAAGAAACTTTCAGAGCTGGGCTTTACTACCAGAGGAAGGACAAGCTGTATAATACTGCAAGGTGCAGTCGGTATTGCGCTAGCAGCTCTATTCCTCATTCCAGTACATATTTATGATCTTAATGCGAAAATGAAGGATTTCTTTTGCTGA
- the LOC122052343 gene encoding probable L-ascorbate peroxidase 4, peroxisomal isoform X2 translates to MFRRWHDAGTYDAKTKSGGPNGSIRLEEEYSHRANAGLKIAIDLLEPVKEKHPNVSYADLYQLAGVVAVEVTGGPTIQFKPGRKDSSVCPEEGRLPDANQGVSHLREVFYRMGLTDKDIVALSGGHTLGRGHQERSGHEGPWTKDPLKFDNSYYVELLEGETEGLLKLHTDLALLEDPVFRGYVEFYAEDEDAFFKDYAESHKKLSELGFTTRGRTSCIILQGAVGIALAALFLIPVHIYDLNAKMKDFFC, encoded by the exons ATG TTTCGCAGATGGCATGATGCTGGCACATACGATGCCAAAACAAAATCAGGCGGCCCTAATGGCTCGATAAGGTTGGAGGAGGAGTATTCTCATCGAGCAAATGCTGGACTCAAGATAGCAATTGATCTTTTAG AACCAGTAAAGGAGAAACATCCAAACGTTTCATATGCAGACCTCTACCAG CTTGCAGGAGTAGTTGCGGTGGAGGTAACCGGCGGACCAACTATTCAGTTTAAGCCAGGGAGAAAA GATTCATCTGTTTGTCCTGAGGAAGGACGTCTTCCAGATGCCAATCAAG GTGTTTCGCATTTGCGGGAAGTCTTTTACCGAATGGGTTTGACAGACAAGGATATTGTCGCACTGTCTGGTGGCCACACCCTG GGAAGAGGGCATCAAGAGAGATCAGGACATGAAGGCCCATGGACAAAGGATCCTCTCAAGTTTGATAACTCCTACTATGT AGAATTGCTGGAAGGGGAAACAGAGGGACTCTTGAAACTTCATACTGATCTTGCTCTGTTAGAAGATCCTGTTTTCAGAGGCTATGTTGAGTTTTATGCAGAG GACGAGGATGCTTTCTTCAAAGATTATGCAGAATCACATAAGAAACTTTCAGAGCTGGGCTTTACTACCAGAGGAAGGACAAGCTGTATAATACTGCAAGGTGCAGTCGGTATTGCGCTAGCAGCTCTATTCCTCATTCCAGTACATATTTATGATCTTAATGCGAAAATGAAGGATTTCTTTTGCTGA